One genomic region from Phycodurus eques isolate BA_2022a chromosome 16, UOR_Pequ_1.1, whole genome shotgun sequence encodes:
- the mrc2 gene encoding C-type mannose receptor 2: MHGDDGERHRDSTTTGAKWTARHHLLHRCTLCSLLLLLLLGVDVTWSATEPLASDDFAFFHEGSQWCLGVHVRSMVLSTSCREAGQRWKWVTRGRLFNLGSSLCLGVTTGNDTVSGPGRIPLSVYTCDRQPPKVRWTWSCGQVLEDLSNYLPWPSFYNVTTPTTSSSKWSVHGGEQDLCAKTYREVYTIQGNSKGQPCYLPFLYDGQWFHNCTSIGREDGHLWCATTYDYAQDELWGFCPVNSGGCETFWDTDPLTHSCYQFNFHGSLSWSEARISCQQQGADLLSVTKLHEQTYINGLLTGYSATLWIGLNDLDINGGWQWPDSSPLNYLNWEQDQPNHEYEENCVVIRTVSSGRWQNHDCSETLPYVCKKRPNATLDPFTTDSWADDEKYECEVGWHAFQAGCYKLAPEKGDWDAGLRTCQKMDANLVSIHTLPEMEFILRNIKKDTEQLWLGLHDTAMQMDFHWSDHTPVIFTHWHPFEPNNFRNTQEDCVSMWGADGRWDDSPCNLTLPAICKKAATKNEGKPQRQDCKQGWKWHSPSCYWVSEDLLTFNEARKSCEENKASLLTITNRFEQAFANSLVFGRSDDSFWIGLHDQGSPGSFHWQSGDRVSYTNWNRDQPVSVRGGCVSMATGSTTGLWEVRDCASSKAKYICRQNQDATLSPEPPALAPQPTPSLSGSCPNGWKSNSNLRNCYKVFHWSQLDQKLSWLQAHLFCRKHGANLLSIGSSDEEHFILQVLHEAFGESEDHDQHWFWIGLNRRNPMDNGSWKWSDGLAVTYQNFGRYYYNVRQCAAADLGSMTWLAMHCDSQLDWICKIPRGSIEKEPEAAEGTTSPEWIGFQEAEYKFFDHRTTWDQAQRICSWFDSSLASVHSAKEEKFLAGTLNQMVKVEGDNWWLGLHTYDNDGRFRWSDRSVLNYISWAAGRPRPLSRDRRCVHLTASKEWAEQKCHSDLPYICKRVNVTGTAPPTPASPHPPSGCPEGWASYQRKCFRVFELQSQRATWSAAKIKCELQGGVLAVVSNHLEQAFVTTLLSNATVDLWLGLSSDAKGHFQWAQPGLLSYTNWAPGQPVDNNGPHHDKNPGNCVGTIHGNPQKNKGMWASRACETENIGYLCQRQQDPGMPAAPALIPASLSKRLELGGVTYQAVQKRLDWTGALHLCNSLNGTLAAPKDPVQQAYLTLLVNSLRRPAWIALYNYGGRSFTWLGEEDLPYSNWVDGQPNQLSGCGHMTTTGLWTMTPCDAKLDAAICQISGAPVSHQWIYPGSCPRSLGDWAWVSFRNHCYAFNLQRLKLQQDARSSCEKVGAELLSILDETENAFVWEHIQSSAEQAHGAWLGVSVKGRGLVWSEETEMSYTNWESHDVAFSVLSPNSCFWIQSNSGLWKPGSCQNRTHGVICKRPRIIESSTELLSGDHLPTLIVVLVTGVVLVVLIVGIIYLYRRRGGVGARGSYDGARYSRTHSGQGEQVEKNILVSDMELNEQPE, encoded by the exons AGCCGCTGGCCTCCGATGACTTTGCCTTCTTCCACGAGGGCAGCCAATGGTGCCTGGGGGTGCACGTGCGCTCCATGGTCTTGTCCACCTCCTGCCGAGAGGCCGGCCAGCGCTGGAAATGGGTGACCCGCGGTCGTCTCTTCAACCTGGGGTCCTCGCTGTGCCTCGGCGTGACCACCGGCAACGACACCGTCTCCGGGCCGGGACGCATCCCTCTGAGCGTGTACACGTGCGACCGCCAGCCCCCCAAGGTGCGCTGGACGTGGAGCTGCGGCCAGGTGCTGGAGGACCTTAGCAACTACTTGCCCTGGCCTTCGTTCTACAACGTGACCACGCCCACCACGTCCAGCTCCAAATGGAGCGTGCATGGCGGCGAGCAGGACCTGTGCGCCAAAACATACCGAG AAGTCTACACCATCCAGGGCAACTCCAAAGGCCAGCCGTGCTACTTGCCCTTCCTGTACGACGGCCAGTGGTTTCACAATTGCACCAGCATCGGGCGCGAGGACGGCCACCTGTGGTGCGCCACCACCTACGACTACGCCCAAGACGAGCTCTGGGGCTTCTGTCCCGTCAACA GCGGCGGCTGCGAGACCTTCTGGGACACGGACCCGCTGACGCACAGCTGCTACCAGTTCAACTTTCACGGCTCGCTGTCGTGGAGCGAGGCCCGCATCAGTTGCCAGCAGCAGGGCGCCGACCTGCTCAGCGTCACCAAGCTGCATGAGCAGACCTACATCAACG gcctgTTGACCGGCTACAGCGCTACCTTGTGGATCGGCCTCAATGACTTGGACATCAACGGCGGCTGGCAGTGGCCTGACTCATCGCCACTCAATTACCTCAACTGGGAGCAAG ACCAACCGAACCATGAATACGAGGAGAACTGCGTGGTGATCAGGACAGTGTCGTCGGGTCGTTGGCAAAACCACGATTGTTCCGAAACTCTTCCTTACGTCTGCAAGAAGAGGCCCAACGCAACTCTGGACCCTTTCACTACCG ACTCGTGGGCGGACGATGAGAAGTACGAGTGCGAAGTAGGATGGCATGCCTTCCAAGCGGGCTGCTACAAGCTCGCGCCGGAAAAAGGCGACTGGGACGCAGGGCTGAGGACGTGCCAGAAGATGGACGCCAACCTGGTCAGCATTCACACGTTGCCCGAGATGGAGTTCATCCTGCGCAACATCAAGAAAG ACACGGAGCAGCTGTGGCTCGGCCTCCACGACACGGCCATGCAGATGGACTTCCATTGGAGCGACCACACGCCCGTCATCTTCACCCACTGGCACCCCTTCGAACCCAACAACTTTCGCAACACTCAGGAAGACTGTGTGTCCATGTGGGGAGCC GATGGCCGCTGGGACGACAGCCCGTGTAACCTTACTCTGCCCGCCATCTGCAAGAAGGCCGCCACCAAGAACGAAGGCAAACCTCAGCGTCAAGACTGCAAACAA GGCTGGAAGTGGCACAGTCCATCTTGCTACTGGGTGTCAGAGGATCTCTTGACATTCAACGAGGCCAGGAAGTCGTGCGAGGAAAACAAGGCGTCCCTCCTAACCATAACCAACAG GTTTGAACAGGCCTTCGCCAACAGTTTGGTGTTTGGTCGTTCCGATGATTCCTTCTGGATCGGTCTTCACGACCAGGGCAGCCCCGGCTCGTTCCACTGGCAGAGCGGGGACCGAGTGTCCTACACCAATTGGAACCGAGACCAGCCAG TCAGCGTCCGAGGAGGCTGTGTCTCCATGGCGACAGGCTCGACAACCGGCCTGTGGGAGGTGAGGGATTGCGCGTCGTCGAAGGCCAAATACATCTGCCGCCAGAACCAGGACGCCACGCTGAGCCCCGAGCCCCCTGCCCTTGCCCCCCAGCCCACGCCCAGCCTCAGTGGTTCCTGCCCCAATGGCTGGAAAAGCAACAGCAACCTGCGCAACTGTTACAAG GTGTTTCACTGGTCGCAACTGGATCAGAAGCTGAGCTGGCTGCAGGCTCACTTGTTCTGCCGCAAACACGGCGCCAACCTGCTGAGTATCGGCAGCTCTGACGAGGAGCACTTTATTCTCCAAGTGCTGCACGAGGCCTTTGG GGAGTCTGAGGACCACGATCAGCACTGGTTTTGGATCGGTCTGAACCGCAGGAACCCAATGGATAATGGCAGCTGGAAGTGGAGTGACGGACTAGCT GTCACTTACCAGAACTTTGGCCGGTACTACTACAACGTCAGGCAGTGCGCTGCAGCAGACTTGGGTTCCATGACCTGGCTGGCCATGCACTGTGACTCTCAACTGGACTGGATCTGCAAGATCCCTCGAG GAAGCATTGAAAAGGAACCAGAAGCCGCTGAAG GAACCACGTCGCCAGAATGGATCGGCTTTCAGGAGGCCGAGTACAAGTTTTTCGACCACCGCACCACGTGGGACCAGGCCCAGAGAATTTGCTCGTGGTTTGATTCCTCGCTGGCCTCCGTCCACTCAGCGAAGGAGGAGAAATTCCTGGCTGGCACACTAAACCAG ATGGTAAAGGTGGAGGGCGATAACTGGTGGCTGGGACTTCACACTTACGACAACGATGGACGCTTCCGCTGGTCCGACCGCTCTGTGCTCAATTACATTTCCTGGGCCGCCGGCAGGCCACGCCCCCTCAGTCGTGACCGCAGATGTGTGCACTTGACTGCCAGCAAAG AGTGGGCTGAGCAGAAGTGCCACTCTGACCTGCCGTACATCTGCAAGAGGGTGAACGTCACTGGCACCGCCCCCCCGACACCGGCGTCCCCCCACCCACCGTCAGGCTGCCCCGAAGGTTGGGCCTCGTATCAGCGCAAG TGTTTTCGAGTGTTTGAGCTGCAGTCACAGAGGGCCACGTGGTCTGCGGCCAAAATCAAATGCGAACTGCAAGGAGGCGTCCTGGCCGTGGTGTCCAATCATCTGGAGCAAG CGTTCGTCACCACCCTGCTGTCCAACGCCACCGTCGACCTGTGGCTCGGCCTCAGCTCTGACGCCAAAGGTCACTTCCAGTGGGCGCAGCCGGGCCTGCTGAGCTACACCAACTGGGCTCCGGGACAGCCGGTCGACAACAACGGGCCGCACCACGACAAGAACCCG GGAAACTGCGTGGGCACGATTCACGGCAACCCGCAGAAGAACAAGGGCATGTGGGCCTCGCGGGCCTGCGAGACGGAAAACATCGGCTACCTCTGTCAGAGGCAACAAG ATCCAGGTATGCCCGCGGCACCTGCCCTGATTCCCGCCTCCCTATCCAAGCGCCTGGAGCTGGGTGGCGTCACGTACCAGGCGGTGCAGAAGCGACTGGACTGGACCGGCGCCCTGCACCTGTGTAACTCTTTGAACGGGACCTTGGCGGCGCCCAAAGATCCCGTCCAGCAGGCGTACCTGACGTTGCTCGTCAACAGCTTGCGGCGGCCGGCGTGGATAGCACTTTACAACTACGGG GGGCGGAGCTTCACCTGGCTGGGCGAGGAAGACTTGCCCTATTCCAACTGGGTGGACGGGCAGCCCAATCAGCTGTCGGGCTGCGGTCACATGACCACCACCGGCCTGTGGACCATGACCCCCTGCGATGCCAAACTCGATGCTGCCATCTGTCAAATTAGCG GTGCCCCAGTGAGTCACCAGTGGATCTACCCGGGAAGTTGCCCCCGCTCGTTGGGCGACTGGGCGTGGGTGTCCTTCAGGAACCACTGTTACGCCTTCAACCTGCAAAGACTCAAACTGCAGCAGGACGCACGCTCGTCCTGCGAAAAAG tcGGAGCTGAGCTTCTCTCCATCTTGGACGAGACGGAGAACGCGTTTGTGTGGGAGCACATCCAGAGCTCGGCCGAGCAGGCCCACGGAGCTTGGCTGGGAGTCAGCGTCAAAG GCCGAGGTCTGGTGTGGAGCGAGGAGACTGAGATGTCGTACACCAACTGGGAGTCTCACGACGTGGCCTTTTCCGTGCTGTCGCCCAACTCCTGCTTCTGGATCCAGAGCAACAGCGGCCTTTGGAAGCCCGGATCGTGTCAGAATCGAACGCACGGCGTCATCTGCAAGCGGCCGAGAA TTATCGAGTCCTCCACCGAGTTGCTGAGCGGCGACCACCTGCCCACACTGATCGTGGTCCTGGTGACGGGAGTGGTGCTCGTGGTTCTGATCGTGGGCATCATCTACCTGTACCGGCGGCGCGGCGGGGTGGGCGCGCGTGGGTCCTACGACGGTGCCCGCTACAGCCGCACGCATTCGGGCCAGGGCGAGCAGGTGGAGAAGAACATCCTTGTGTCGGACATGGAGCTCAACGAGCAGCCCGAGTAG